A genomic stretch from Hemicordylus capensis ecotype Gifberg chromosome 5, rHemCap1.1.pri, whole genome shotgun sequence includes:
- the SPRY1 gene encoding protein sprouty homolog 1 has translation MESQGQHGSGSSLVVLQQPSLDSRQRVDYERDVQPTAILSLEQIKTIRGSNEYTEGPSVVKRSAPRTAPRQEKHERTHEIIPINVNNNYEHRPSHPGHVLHQHNSRAPVLSRSTSTGSAASSGSNSSASSEQGLLLRSSPSRLGPGHRSERPIWTQPKPSSLIVDDLKSPLKEDLTQHKFICEQCGKCKCGECTAPRALPSCLACNRQCLCSAESMVEYSTCMCLVKGIFYHCSNDDEGDSYADNPCSCSQAHCWSRYLCMGAMSFFLPCLLCYPPAKGCLKLCRGCYDRINRPGCRCKNSNTVYCKLESCPSRGQGKPS, from the coding sequence ATGGAGTCCCAAGGTCAACATGGAAGTGGCAGTTCATTAGTTGTCCTTCAGCAGCCTTCTTTGGATAGCAGGCAAAGGGTGGACTATGAAAGAGACGTTCAGCCCACAGCTATCTTGTCTCTGGAGCAGATCAAGACCATCAGGGGCAGCAACGAGTACACTGAAGGCCCATCTGTGGTGAAAAGGTCAGCTCCACGGACAGCGCCTAGACAAGAAAAGCATGAAAGGACTCATGAAATCATACCGATTAATGTGAATAATAATTATGAGCACAGGCCCAGCCATCCAGGACACGTGCTGCATCAACACAACTCAAGGGCTCCTGTGTTGAGCAGATCCACAAGCACTGGGAGCGCAGCCAGTTCTGGGAGCAACAGCAGTGCTTCTTCAGAGCAGGGCCTGCTGCTAAGATCGTCCCCATCTAGGTTAGGGCCTGGTCACAGATCTGAAAGGCCAATCTGGACGCAGCCCAAGCCGTCATCCCTGATTGTAGACGATCTGAAGAGTCCCTTGAAAGAGGACTTGACGCAGCACAAGTTTATCTGTGAACAGTGTGGGAAGTGCAAATGTGGAGAGTGCACGGCACCCAGGGCCTTGCCATCTTGCTTGGCTTGCAACAGGCAGTGCTTGTGTTCAGCAGAGAGCATGGTGGAATACAGCACCTGCATGTGCTTGGTCAAAGGGATCTTCTACCACTGTTCCAATGATGATGAAGGGGACTCTTATGCGGATAATCCTTGCTCTTGCTCCCAGGCACATTGCTGGTCTAGGTACTTATGTATGGGAGCCATGTCCTTCTTTTTGCCTTGCCTGCTTTGTTATCCTCCTGCAAAAGGATGCCTTAAACTGTGCCGAGGATGTTATGACCGGATCAATCGTCCAGGTTGCCGATGCAAGAACTCTAACACGGTTTATTGTAAGCTGGAAAGTTGCCCTTCGAGGGGTCAAGGCAAGCCCTCATGA